A single region of the Thermodesulfatator indicus DSM 15286 genome encodes:
- the prfB gene encoding peptide chain release factor 2 (programmed frameshift), with protein sequence MTLNPAEIKMQIEKLEERISSLRGVFDPAAKRERLKELEKELVKEGFWDRKDAKEVLRERARLEDLLASWEKLEQEFEDTRVLFELGVEEDDEETLKEVKARLKNLEKTIEEEEVKLFLSGPHDASNAIVTIHAGAGGTEAQDWVEMLLRMYLRWAEKKGFKTRIIDILPGEEAGIKSVTFMVEGPYAYGHLKAESGIHRLVRISPFDASGRRHTSFASVSVIPEIEEDIQIEIRPEDLKIETMRASGHGGQHVNKTESAVRITHLPTGIVVQCQNERSQHRNKAIAMAILKARLYELERRKKEEERQKLYGEKKEIAWGSQIRSYVLQPYRLIKDHRTGVEVGNVEAVLDGDIDGFIRAYHLQKADSLEVQNREAVS encoded by the exons ATGACCCTTAATCCAGCTGAGATAAAAATGCAGATTGAAAAACTTGAGGAACGTATATCAAGTTTAAGG GGTGTCTTTGATCCAGCGGCTAAAAGAGAACGACTCAAAGAACTGGAAAAAGAGCTGGTCAAAGAAGGCTTCTGGGACCGTAAAGACGCCAAAGAAGTTTTAAGGGAGCGGGCACGCCTTGAAGACCTTTTAGCCTCCTGGGAAAAGCTAGAACAGGAATTTGAAGATACGAGAGTTCTTTTTGAGCTGGGTGTAGAGGAAGATGATGAGGAAACACTTAAAGAAGTAAAAGCCCGCCTTAAAAATTTAGAGAAAACTATAGAAGAAGAAGAGGTTAAACTTTTTCTTTCTGGCCCTCATGATGCCTCTAACGCTATTGTTACTATTCACGCTGGGGCAGGGGGCACAGAAGCTCAGGACTGGGTTGAGATGCTTCTTCGTATGTATCTTCGCTGGGCGGAAAAAAAGGGCTTTAAGACCAGGATAATTGATATTCTTCCTGGAGAAGAGGCCGGCATAAAATCAGTAACCTTTATGGTGGAAGGCCCTTATGCCTATGGCCACTTAAAGGCCGAGTCAGGGATTCATCGGCTGGTAAGGATTTCTCCCTTTGACGCCAGTGGCCGGAGGCATACATCTTTTGCTTCGGTTTCCGTGATCCCTGAAATTGAAGAAGATATCCAGATAGAAATCAGGCCGGAAGACTTAAAAATAGAAACTATGCGTGCCAGTGGCCATGGTGGCCAGCATGTTAACAAGACTGAAAGTGCCGTGCGTATTACGCACCTGCCAACGGGTATCGTGGTCCAGTGCCAGAACGAGCGCTCCCAGCATCGCAATAAGGCCATAGCCATGGCTATATTGAAAGCCAGGCTTTATGAACTTGAGCGCCGCAAAAAAGAAGAGGAAAGGCAAAAACTTTACGGCGAGAAAAAAGAAATTGCCTGGGGTAGCCAGATACGCTCTTACGTGCTACAACCTTATCGGCTTATTAAAGACCACCGCACAGGAGTAGAAGTGGGAAACGTAGAGGCGGTGCTTGATGGGGATATAGACGGTTTTATAAGGGCCTATCATCTGCAGAAAGCGGATTCTCTAGAAGTTCAGAATCGGGAGGCGGTTTCTTGA
- a CDS encoding ABC transporter ATP-binding protein — translation MKKDSSILKLWQLVKPYWFLIFLSIIFSFIASIFSGSVAWLVKPLMDNVFLKENYHYLKFVPLAIVVVFLFRGLSVFCQAYFMRIAALKLTNKLRADIFEKLLFLPLSQVRRETSGRLVSRVINDTNIVETSLTDVFRTIVLESSTIVILIGVALWRSWDLTLLALTVLPAVALISRKLAKKSHQTRHLAQQEMANLTSHLSESLQGLKDIKVFTQEKYMLKRFNHALNQFYRFSLKLTKYNEGTKFFANLMAGVGGGAVFAYGGHLIIKGAISPGDFFSVLTAILMIFNPVKKLSSAYAKSHEALAAVERLEEFSGLPKEESGKIKAFPPKIGINFKSVTFKYPRAEEAAIENIDLLIPSGKVLAIVGPSGAGKSTLISLIPRFFDPTSGKIFLDNIDLKEFDLKSLRALIGLVSQDVILFNATVAENIAFGKPEATREEIKQAARLAYAHEFIKDLPQGYDTLLGEKGFNLSGGQRQRIAIARAILKNPPILILDEATSHLDSVSEQLVQKAMNNLMKNRTTILIAHRLSTVKNADILVVMEKGKIIAQGKHEELLQKCHVYEELYESFVRH, via the coding sequence ATGAAAAAAGATTCCTCTATTTTAAAGCTCTGGCAACTCGTTAAACCTTATTGGTTTTTAATATTTTTGTCTATCATCTTTAGTTTTATTGCTTCTATCTTTTCAGGTTCTGTTGCCTGGTTAGTAAAGCCATTAATGGATAATGTTTTTTTAAAAGAAAACTATCATTATCTTAAATTTGTTCCCCTAGCGATAGTAGTAGTTTTCCTTTTTAGAGGCCTTTCTGTTTTTTGTCAGGCTTACTTTATGCGCATAGCTGCACTTAAGTTAACCAATAAATTACGTGCCGATATATTTGAAAAACTTCTTTTTTTACCTCTTTCTCAAGTGAGACGAGAGACTTCTGGTAGATTGGTATCACGCGTTATTAACGATACTAACATAGTAGAAACAAGTTTAACTGATGTTTTTAGAACTATAGTCCTTGAAAGTTCAACAATAGTAATTCTAATTGGCGTGGCATTATGGCGAAGTTGGGACTTAACTCTTCTTGCTTTAACGGTTTTGCCTGCCGTAGCTTTAATTTCAAGGAAACTGGCCAAAAAATCTCACCAGACCAGACACTTGGCCCAACAGGAGATGGCCAATCTTACCAGCCATCTTTCTGAAAGCCTACAGGGTTTAAAAGATATAAAGGTGTTTACGCAAGAAAAGTACATGTTAAAACGCTTTAATCATGCTTTAAATCAGTTTTATCGTTTTTCTTTGAAGCTTACAAAATATAATGAAGGAACTAAGTTTTTCGCCAACCTTATGGCTGGGGTTGGTGGCGGAGCTGTCTTTGCTTACGGAGGCCACTTGATTATAAAAGGAGCCATAAGTCCTGGAGATTTTTTCTCAGTGCTTACAGCTATTCTGATGATATTTAATCCGGTAAAAAAATTGTCTTCAGCTTATGCCAAAAGTCATGAAGCTTTAGCTGCCGTTGAGAGACTTGAAGAATTTTCGGGCTTGCCGAAAGAAGAGTCTGGAAAAATTAAAGCTTTCCCTCCAAAAATTGGCATAAACTTTAAAAGTGTAACTTTTAAATATCCCAGGGCAGAAGAAGCTGCTATTGAGAACATAGATTTGCTTATTCCATCAGGAAAAGTTTTAGCTATCGTGGGCCCAAGTGGTGCTGGAAAGAGTACCTTAATTTCTTTGATTCCTCGCTTTTTCGATCCTACTTCTGGAAAGATTTTTCTTGATAATATAGATTTAAAAGAGTTTGACTTAAAATCTTTAAGAGCTCTTATAGGTTTGGTTTCTCAAGACGTAATACTTTTTAATGCAACGGTGGCAGAAAATATTGCTTTTGGAAAACCGGAAGCCACCAGAGAAGAAATAAAACAGGCAGCACGGCTAGCTTATGCCCATGAATTTATTAAAGACTTGCCTCAAGGATATGATACTTTGCTAGGAGAAAAAGGTTTTAACCTTTCAGGGGGCCAGCGGCAGAGAATAGCTATTGCTAGAGCCATACTTAAAAATCCTCCTATATTAATTTTAGACGAAGCAACCAGTCATTTAGATTCAGTTTCCGAACAGCTAGTACAAAAGGCCATGAATAACCTGATGAAAAATAGAACAACTATTCTTATTGCCCATCGTTTATCCACCGTAAAAAATGCAGATATTTTAGTAGTTATGGAAAAAGGTAAAATAATTGCTCAAGGAAAACACGAAGAATTGCTACAAAAATGTCATGTATATGAAGAATTATACGAATCTTTTGTGAGGCATTAA
- a CDS encoding LptF/LptG family permease — MKIYIRYLLKPYFTVAALIFPVFISIYALIEFFDKLDNVLKAKVPLYFLLEYILWRIPEILFDLWPVCLVLAGLLAFAFLARGNELIAFRSLGFSAMRLAFPYVTFALLFSLLFVIVSDSLLPESAYRSTFVWETKIGKKNPQGVILKGKLHFRGINSFFIGQLITSSVTYVRNVVYAKVDSQGQPVRIIWAKEAIFKNGRWIFKNGVVKEKKNHFIPTWFNEYSLILEFDPDTVMLVKKTPRLHSLQELWEQRSFLKQAGLPTVVTESEITYRLCYPLLSAALLLFSLPVLMGQRGRESLGKGLSLSIFFMTTGLIAFLIFKYIGDKGLVSPLLIQPLGLVFISLTGVMLFKIFRV; from the coding sequence ATGAAGATATACATCCGCTATCTATTAAAACCTTATTTTACTGTAGCTGCTTTGATATTCCCCGTCTTTATCAGCATTTACGCCCTTATAGAGTTTTTTGACAAGTTAGATAATGTACTTAAGGCCAAAGTTCCTCTCTATTTTTTACTAGAATATATACTCTGGCGCATCCCCGAAATCTTGTTTGACCTTTGGCCGGTATGTCTGGTGCTAGCCGGGCTTTTGGCCTTTGCTTTTCTGGCTAGAGGAAATGAACTTATTGCCTTTAGGTCTCTTGGTTTTTCGGCTATGCGACTTGCCTTCCCCTACGTAACCTTTGCCCTTCTCTTTTCTCTACTATTTGTCATTGTTTCTGATTCCCTACTTCCAGAATCGGCTTACCGATCAACCTTTGTTTGGGAAACTAAAATCGGTAAAAAAAATCCCCAGGGCGTTATCCTCAAAGGGAAACTCCACTTTAGAGGAATAAATTCTTTTTTTATAGGACAGCTGATAACCTCTTCGGTTACCTACGTAAGAAATGTTGTTTACGCCAAGGTGGATTCACAGGGGCAACCAGTGCGCATTATCTGGGCCAAAGAAGCTATTTTTAAAAACGGCCGCTGGATTTTTAAAAACGGAGTCGTAAAAGAAAAAAAGAATCACTTCATACCTACGTGGTTCAATGAATATTCCTTAATACTTGAGTTTGATCCGGATACAGTTATGCTAGTAAAAAAGACTCCAAGACTTCACAGCCTCCAAGAACTCTGGGAACAACGAAGTTTTCTAAAGCAAGCTGGCCTACCAACAGTGGTAACGGAAAGTGAAATTACTTATCGCTTGTGTTATCCTTTGCTTTCAGCCGCTCTGCTTCTATTTTCTCTTCCTGTATTGATGGGTCAACGTGGACGTGAATCTTTAGGCAAAGGCTTAAGCCTAAGTATCTTCTTTATGACCACGGGCCTAATAGCTTTTTTAATCTTCAAATATATTGGCGATAAAGGCCTTGTATCGCCTCTTTTAATTCAACCTTTAGGCCTCGTTTTTATTTCTTTAACAGGTGTTATGTTATTTAAAATTTTCAGGGTGTGA
- a CDS encoding O-antigen ligase family protein — translation MIIANDKDKSLEKFFLALIISLILFAFTIVLSKSINTIIMILIYLQVVIFSLFSSKLRKQVFSNIKQPLLYPFLFLVGISFFGVVYSEDYVEGFKRAKTLVNLILVYWLFSVLLDSCFLSNRRVKLIFFSFLFGLIVFDVIGFLSYFGIFIKDSTLIPFRPLGVHHIWVGNINSFGFYVATIFLIFYRLSLKFTEKFFLFSFILIGLVSIILSTSRTAWLGLLVTFMILLLVVFRKQKKILLIVFAVIFVFLISLYKFNNVVNQRVNLIFSDISKYQSGIVGTSIGSRFVMWKASFKMFMSNPFLGVGTGDYIIAAKEYVKSGKFPSLLARYNHPHNMFMFVLATNGLLGLTALLYIFYKILIYSKKLILSNNPLGYISLCACIHMIVSGFTENVLFIHMLLVTFSFIIGLCIRRTTLEC, via the coding sequence ATGATCATCGCTAACGATAAAGATAAAAGTTTAGAAAAATTTTTTCTTGCTTTGATTATTTCGTTGATTTTATTTGCATTTACTATAGTTCTTTCTAAAAGTATTAATACTATAATAATGATACTAATTTATTTGCAAGTTGTGATTTTTTCTCTTTTTAGCTCTAAGCTTAGAAAGCAAGTATTTAGTAATATTAAACAGCCGTTGCTTTATCCTTTTTTGTTTCTAGTAGGTATTTCTTTTTTTGGTGTTGTTTATAGCGAAGATTATGTTGAAGGTTTTAAGCGGGCAAAAACACTAGTTAACCTGATATTGGTTTATTGGCTCTTTTCTGTTTTGTTAGATTCTTGTTTTTTAAGCAATCGTCGGGTCAAGTTGATTTTTTTTTCTTTTTTGTTTGGATTGATTGTTTTTGATGTAATAGGGTTTTTAAGTTATTTTGGTATCTTTATAAAAGACTCAACGCTTATACCGTTTCGTCCTTTAGGAGTTCATCATATTTGGGTTGGAAACATCAATTCATTTGGTTTTTATGTAGCCACTATATTTTTGATTTTTTATAGGCTTTCTCTAAAGTTTACTGAGAAATTTTTTCTTTTCTCTTTTATCTTGATTGGTTTAGTTTCTATAATTTTGTCTACTTCAAGAACTGCCTGGTTGGGGCTGTTAGTCACTTTTATGATTTTACTTTTAGTTGTTTTTAGAAAACAGAAAAAGATATTATTAATAGTATTTGCAGTAATTTTTGTGTTTTTAATCTCTCTCTATAAATTTAATAATGTAGTTAATCAAAGAGTAAATTTAATTTTTTCCGATATTTCTAAATATCAGTCTGGAATTGTTGGTACTTCTATTGGTTCACGCTTTGTTATGTGGAAGGCTTCTTTTAAAATGTTTATGTCAAATCCTTTTTTGGGCGTCGGGACAGGCGATTATATCATTGCTGCAAAAGAATATGTAAAAAGTGGGAAATTCCCATCTTTACTTGCCCGATATAATCATCCTCATAATATGTTTATGTTTGTATTGGCAACTAATGGGCTTTTAGGATTAACAGCCTTGTTATATATTTTTTATAAAATTCTGATCTATTCCAAGAAACTCATATTAAGTAATAATCCGTTAGGATATATTTCTTTGTGTGCTTGTATCCATATGATTGTATCCGGATTTACTGAAAATGTGTTATTTATTCATATGTTGCTAGTTACTTTTAGTTTTATAATAGGGCTATGTATTAGGAGAACTACTTTAGAATGCTAG
- the lnt gene encoding apolipoprotein N-acyltransferase: MWPYILAIISGSLLFLAHPKAGFSFLAFFALGLVFEAIKVSRQGFRLGFIFGFVYFWGLLYWLINVMMDFGGLPFLAAVGVLSLLAAYLALYLAIPFWLSEKLGLLRLGPLNALFCAALFTSFEFLRAKVPFAFPWGFLGTTQYENIFLIQIASLGGVYAVSFVLYLINYACFAFITEQFKARYTIALALVVFLGAYLYGAKALDHKFSGTPQKVAIIQGNIPQDVKWKPELKEESLEKYLNLSQRALKEKPEVIIWPETALPFYFGLERNLSQKIANWVAFHKVYLILGTPRLERENNGYKIFNSLFLLDRNGHVKAIYDKQHLVPFGEFVPFEDVLPFLRTFAVAAGGYSPGPKHSPLVIKPGEAFGGLICFESVFPDLAREQVKKGATVLLVATNDAWFRTSAGPYQHFAQAVFRAVENRRYLVRAANTGISGLIDPYGRIILRTPLEKEAYPTVVVRHLSYESCYTRYGDWWAIACVLSSLLLIVKNWWGRRR; encoded by the coding sequence ATGTGGCCTTATATTTTAGCCATTATTTCTGGAAGTTTACTTTTTCTAGCTCATCCTAAAGCAGGCTTTTCTTTTTTAGCTTTCTTTGCGCTAGGGTTGGTCTTTGAGGCCATAAAGGTTTCTCGCCAGGGCTTTAGACTTGGTTTTATCTTCGGATTTGTTTATTTTTGGGGCCTCCTTTACTGGCTTATAAATGTAATGATGGATTTTGGGGGGCTGCCGTTTTTAGCCGCGGTGGGGGTTCTTTCTCTTCTGGCCGCTTATCTAGCTTTGTATCTGGCCATTCCTTTCTGGCTTTCTGAGAAGCTTGGCTTGTTGCGACTCGGTCCTCTAAATGCCTTGTTTTGCGCTGCTCTTTTTACCTCTTTTGAGTTTTTACGAGCCAAAGTGCCTTTTGCTTTTCCCTGGGGTTTTTTGGGCACCACCCAGTACGAAAATATTTTTTTGATTCAAATAGCTTCTCTTGGAGGCGTTTACGCAGTTTCTTTTGTGCTTTATCTGATTAATTATGCCTGCTTTGCCTTTATAACCGAGCAATTTAAGGCCCGTTACACTATAGCTTTGGCCTTGGTGGTTTTTTTGGGTGCCTACCTTTACGGTGCAAAGGCCTTGGATCACAAATTTTCTGGTACGCCTCAAAAAGTGGCCATTATTCAGGGCAATATCCCTCAGGATGTAAAATGGAAGCCGGAATTAAAAGAAGAAAGCCTTGAAAAATATTTGAACCTTTCGCAAAGGGCCTTAAAAGAAAAACCAGAGGTAATAATTTGGCCAGAAACCGCTCTTCCCTTTTACTTTGGCCTGGAGAGGAATTTATCTCAAAAGATAGCGAACTGGGTGGCTTTCCACAAAGTATATCTAATTTTGGGGACTCCTCGATTAGAACGCGAGAATAACGGCTACAAAATTTTTAACAGCTTGTTTTTGCTTGACCGAAATGGACATGTAAAAGCCATTTACGATAAACAACACCTGGTGCCCTTTGGGGAGTTTGTCCCTTTTGAAGATGTATTACCTTTTTTGCGAACTTTTGCTGTGGCTGCTGGAGGCTATAGTCCTGGGCCAAAACATTCACCGCTTGTGATAAAGCCTGGAGAGGCCTTTGGTGGGTTGATTTGTTTTGAAAGCGTATTCCCGGATTTGGCCCGTGAACAGGTAAAAAAAGGAGCAACGGTACTTCTGGTAGCCACCAATGATGCCTGGTTTCGTACCAGTGCCGGGCCCTACCAGCATTTTGCCCAGGCGGTTTTTCGAGCTGTGGAAAACAGGCGTTATCTGGTTAGAGCCGCCAATACCGGGATTAGTGGGTTGATAGATCCCTATGGTCGCATTATACTTCGAACTCCCCTCGAAAAAGAGGCGTATCCTACGGTAGTAGTCAGACATTTATCTTATGAAAGCTGTTATACTAGATATGGAGATTGGTGGGCGATTGCTTGTGTATTGAGTTCTTTGCTTTTAATCGTCAAAAATTGGTGGGGGAGGAGAAGATGA
- a CDS encoding hemolysin family protein: MSEEKPSVFKAIKEIFRKSPQEEAREFTEEITELIEEGEDKGLLSPEEGEIIINILEVRNVPIREVMVPRKDIVALEVNADFEKIKETILQKPHTRYPVYEKDLDQIVGITHIKDLFRLCKNDNPSGLKELLRAPYIIPENLKLIDLLTEFRKRREQIALVIDESGVIVGLVTLIDLFEEILGEETPVFPRDQEGWYIADGLVRIDDVERILKIKLPRGPYETISGFIINQAGRIPEKGERFRFDGLHVEVLSADERRIKKIRFRKDI; this comes from the coding sequence TTGTCTGAGGAAAAACCCTCGGTTTTTAAAGCCATAAAAGAGATTTTCAGGAAGTCTCCCCAGGAAGAAGCCAGAGAATTCACCGAAGAAATAACCGAGTTAATAGAAGAAGGTGAAGATAAAGGGCTTCTTTCTCCCGAAGAAGGGGAGATAATTATCAATATACTTGAGGTGCGCAATGTTCCTATACGGGAAGTAATGGTACCCCGTAAAGACATAGTGGCCCTTGAAGTAAATGCTGATTTTGAAAAAATAAAAGAGACTATTCTTCAAAAACCTCATACTCGTTATCCGGTTTATGAAAAAGACCTTGACCAAATTGTAGGAATTACTCATATAAAAGACCTGTTTCGTTTGTGTAAGAATGATAATCCGTCAGGCCTCAAAGAGCTTTTGCGAGCCCCTTATATAATTCCGGAAAATCTGAAATTGATTGACCTATTAACAGAATTTAGAAAACGAAGAGAACAGATTGCCCTGGTTATCGACGAAAGCGGCGTTATCGTGGGGCTGGTTACGCTAATTGATTTGTTTGAAGAAATACTTGGAGAAGAAACCCCGGTTTTCCCCAGAGATCAGGAAGGCTGGTATATTGCCGATGGTTTAGTTAGAATAGACGACGTAGAACGGATTTTGAAAATAAAGCTTCCCAGAGGGCCTTACGAAACTATTTCTGGTTTTATAATCAATCAGGCAGGCCGTATCCCTGAAAAGGGAGAGCGGTTTCGCTTTGATGGCCTTCATGTGGAGGTCCTTTCCGCTGACGAAAGGCGAATTAAAAAGATCCGTTTCAGGAAAGATATCTGA
- a CDS encoding LptF/LptG family permease yields the protein MILFRYLSTELWKNFVITLLSLTSLLLFTRFIGLLVSLTEENLGVKDYLRLITYFLPLLLSYALPLAALMASLFLFMRLVQDKELLALESLGLSFEKLLRPVFLFSIITLIITYFITLSFIPWSKHAYRTFLFELTKRKIENGIPAKTFVPITNGLTMFVKKSWEKGKNFAIVFILDETQKGQKGLIFAKKGWFTLKDDILELHLDKGSVHLISKDYSSVQEIEFQKYVYRTRLKELKATRTPSRGEMSLKELKEKTISLPPNDPKRAKYITEYYRRLAFPWAAFFLPILGAYLGSMIKTSGRVTGGVVAVILYLGYYFLQSLGISLAETQKLSPLMASNIPNIFLILVLTLLFWATKKRLIRPY from the coding sequence ATGATTCTTTTTAGATATTTGAGTACTGAACTCTGGAAAAACTTTGTAATCACTCTTTTAAGCCTTACCTCTTTACTCCTTTTTACCAGATTTATCGGACTTTTGGTAAGCCTCACTGAGGAAAATTTGGGTGTCAAAGATTACTTACGCTTGATAACCTATTTCTTACCCCTTTTACTTTCCTATGCTTTACCTTTAGCGGCCTTAATGGCCTCACTCTTCCTTTTTATGCGGCTTGTTCAAGATAAAGAATTACTAGCCCTAGAAAGCCTTGGTCTTTCTTTTGAAAAGCTTTTACGGCCGGTATTTCTCTTTTCGATAATCACTTTGATAATTACTTATTTTATTACCCTTTCTTTTATTCCCTGGAGCAAACATGCTTATCGGACCTTTCTCTTTGAACTCACTAAAAGAAAAATAGAAAATGGTATTCCCGCTAAAACTTTTGTGCCTATCACTAACGGGTTAACCATGTTTGTAAAAAAGTCCTGGGAAAAAGGAAAAAACTTCGCCATTGTTTTTATCCTTGATGAAACCCAGAAGGGGCAAAAAGGGCTTATTTTTGCTAAAAAAGGCTGGTTTACCCTGAAAGATGATATCTTAGAACTCCATCTGGACAAGGGGAGTGTACACTTGATAAGCAAGGACTATTCTTCTGTCCAGGAAATTGAATTTCAAAAATATGTTTACCGAACCAGACTTAAAGAACTCAAAGCCACCAGAACTCCAAGCCGCGGTGAAATGAGCCTTAAAGAACTAAAAGAGAAGACCATTTCTTTGCCCCCTAATGATCCCAAGCGTGCCAAATATATAACTGAGTATTATCGTCGTTTAGCCTTTCCCTGGGCGGCTTTTTTTCTCCCTATTTTAGGAGCTTATCTTGGGAGTATGATAAAAACCTCCGGCAGAGTAACAGGAGGAGTAGTGGCTGTTATTCTTTATTTGGGCTATTATTTTTTGCAATCTCTGGGGATAAGCCTGGCTGAAACCCAAAAACTATCTCCTCTTATGGCTTCTAATATACCCAATATATTTTTGATTTTGGTACTAACTTTGCTATTCTGGGCAACTAAAAAAAGACTAATCAGGCCGTACTAA
- a CDS encoding VanZ family protein, whose protein sequence is MKGKTTSFFLLISLSIIVYLTLYPFNFLGNFREIELKIFLLHPEKHSLSDIFSNFLLFFPIGFFWFYATKTYRKWISLAMLFFFAAIFSFTLEFFQQFLPERISSLTDVATNTLGAVAGFLAAPFLSLPRKSRFSLDEYFALFMVFYLLAEPFIPSLDIGDLKYKLKHISFSPGLNNVFLSSFFMAYAFKRFSWASLGFFWLLIEGFRYLVVGIVLNPIKSFLRLILAFLFKSFIKQKDFYVWAFAICYLLEAWAPFSFRHPSFKIDALIPFKYFYDNVSFGAIFSLFRELFCFVFWGLIQGSIGGAFLLSLVAEVGQLFIVGRYADATTIFLAILGTLLGRSLLASSKDVKLQKKSAEVPFV, encoded by the coding sequence TTGAAGGGGAAAACTACTTCATTTTTTTTGCTAATTTCCCTATCCATTATCGTGTATCTGACCCTTTATCCTTTTAATTTTTTAGGAAATTTTAGGGAAATTGAGCTAAAAATCTTTCTATTACATCCTGAAAAGCATTCTTTATCTGATATTTTCAGCAATTTTTTACTTTTTTTCCCTATAGGTTTCTTCTGGTTTTACGCCACTAAGACTTATCGAAAATGGATTTCCCTAGCGATGTTATTCTTTTTTGCCGCTATATTTTCTTTCACCCTTGAATTTTTTCAACAGTTTCTGCCAGAAAGAATCTCCTCTCTTACTGATGTAGCTACAAATACATTGGGAGCAGTGGCCGGATTTTTAGCCGCGCCTTTTCTTTCCCTGCCTAGAAAGTCCAGGTTTAGCCTTGATGAATACTTTGCCCTTTTTATGGTTTTTTATCTTTTGGCCGAGCCTTTTATTCCCAGTTTGGATATCGGAGACTTAAAATATAAGCTCAAACACATCTCTTTTTCTCCGGGTTTAAACAATGTTTTTTTATCCTCTTTTTTTATGGCCTATGCCTTTAAAAGGTTTTCCTGGGCCTCTTTAGGATTCTTTTGGCTACTGATAGAAGGGTTTAGGTATTTGGTGGTAGGTATAGTTTTAAATCCTATTAAATCCTTTTTGCGTTTGATTTTGGCATTCCTTTTTAAGTCTTTTATAAAACAAAAAGATTTTTATGTTTGGGCCTTTGCTATTTGTTATCTGCTTGAGGCTTGGGCTCCTTTTTCTTTTCGGCATCCTTCATTTAAAATAGACGCTTTGATACCGTTTAAGTATTTTTATGATAATGTTTCTTTCGGTGCTATTTTTTCCCTTTTTAGAGAGCTTTTTTGTTTTGTCTTTTGGGGGCTTATTCAAGGTTCTATTGGGGGAGCTTTTTTGCTTTCGTTAGTAGCAGAAGTTGGCCAGCTTTTTATAGTAGGCCGATACGCCGATGCCACGACCATTTTTCTCGCCATTTTAGGTACGTTACTGGGTAGAAGCCTTTTAGCTTCATCAAAGGACGTTAAACTACAGAAAAAAAGTGCGGAGGTCCCTTTTGTCTGA
- a CDS encoding glycosyltransferase: MKVSGFTFLRNAEMLGYPFVQSIKSILPIVDEFIVALGPCEDNTEIKLKEIDTPKLKIIHTQWNENMRTKGFVYGQQKSIALFNCTGDWAFYLEADEVIHEDDLPKIKRAMQKYLNDPDVEALAFDYIHFYGNKNTYIWSPGWYRKEVRIIKNNLFVWAPKGLFFLVVNNYKRGRYPKAAMTGAKIYHYGWIRSEEQMNLKLQKVEKYWGKEYKEKKYDKIDPKILREFKGKHPKVIEDWLPPAEGIFRADPNYKLTWREKKHRVLLFFEKLFNLDFSKKHFKLVK, translated from the coding sequence ATGAAAGTTAGCGGTTTTACCTTTTTAAGAAATGCAGAAATGTTGGGTTATCCATTTGTTCAATCTATAAAGTCTATTTTACCGATAGTAGATGAATTTATTGTGGCCTTAGGTCCTTGTGAAGATAATACTGAAATAAAACTTAAAGAAATAGATACTCCAAAACTAAAAATTATCCATACACAATGGAATGAAAATATGAGAACAAAAGGTTTTGTGTATGGTCAGCAAAAAAGTATTGCTCTTTTTAATTGCACAGGAGATTGGGCTTTTTATCTGGAAGCCGATGAAGTTATACATGAAGATGATTTACCAAAAATAAAAAGAGCTATGCAAAAATATTTAAATGATCCCGATGTAGAAGCCTTAGCTTTTGATTATATCCATTTTTATGGTAATAAAAATACCTATATATGGTCTCCTGGATGGTATAGAAAAGAAGTAAGAATAATTAAAAATAATTTGTTTGTATGGGCTCCAAAAGGTTTATTTTTTCTTGTTGTAAATAATTATAAAAGAGGTCGCTATCCCAAAGCAGCTATGACTGGGGCTAAGATATATCATTACGGTTGGATAAGAAGTGAAGAACAAATGAATCTAAAGTTACAAAAGGTAGAAAAGTATTGGGGCAAAGAATATAAAGAAAAAAAATATGATAAAATTGATCCTAAAATTTTACGAGAGTTCAAAGGTAAGCATCCAAAAGTTATAGAAGACTGGTTACCACCCGCAGAAGGAATATTTCGAGCGGATCCCAATTATAAGTTAACCTGGAGAGAAAAGAAACATCGTGTTTTATTGTTTTTCGAGAAATTATTTAATCTGGATTTTAGCAAAAAGCATTTTAAATTGGTGAAATGA